The segment AACGCTGCGGATGACGCGGCACGAGCACCAGCAGCGCGTCGGGCGTGCGCATCGCGGCGAACGCCTGCAACACCAGCGCCTCCTCGTTCTCGCGCGTGCTGGCGGCTACCCACACGGGCCGCGCGCCGATCGCGTCGCGCCACGCATGGCCGCGCGCCGCCAGTTCCGGCGGCGTCGTCATGTCGAACTTCAGGTTGCCAAGCACGGTCACGTTGCGTGCGCCGAGCGACGTCAGCCGCTCCGCATCGGCCGGGCTCTGCGCGAGCACGCGCGAGAAGCCGCCGAACACGTCGCGCGTCGCCGCGCCGAACTTCGCCGCGCGCCGGAACGAACGTGCGGACATCCGCGCATTGGTCAGCACGAGCGGCACGTCCGCGCGGCGGCACTCGTCGATCAGCGTCGGCCACACCTCGGTTTCCATCACGAGGCCGAGCGTCGGCCGCCATGCGCGCAGGAAGCGCCGCACCGCGCCAGGCATGTCGTACGGCAGGTAGCCGCGCAGCACGCGATCACCGAAGATCTGTTCGCCGGTCGCGCGGCCGCTCGGCGTCATGTGCGTGAGCAGGACGCGCGCATCGGGGCGCGCGCGCAGCAGCGCGTCGATCAGCGGCTGCGCGGCGCGCGTCTCGCCGACCGATACCGCATGCACCCAGATCAGCGGCGCACAGTCGTCGCGCGAGCGGCCCGCCACGCGGCCGAAGCGTTCGCCGATGTGCTCGCGATAGCCGCGCTCCTTGCGCGAACGCACGTAGAGCCGGATGACCGCGATGGGCGCGACGAGCCACCACAGCGCGCGATAGATCGCCCTCAGCATGCAGCGACCCTCGTATTGCATCGAAGCAGGTATGCGCTCAAACCAGCGCCCTGCCCTTCAGGCGCTCGAGAATGCCGAGCGGTGCGCATTCGCGGCGGACCATCGCGTCGACCGGCAGGAAGAACGTCTGCTCGAGCATGAACTGGCCGGACATCACAGCGTGCGAAGTCTGGTCCGAGAAACATATCCACACGCTGCCCGGCGGGAACGGCATCGTCTGCTGCGGGCTCGTCTTCTGGTAGTCGAGATCGGCCTTCATGCTGTCGTGCAGGTTCAGCATCAGGTGGTCGTACGCACTGCGCGGCGACTTCGTCACGTGCAGCAGGTTCAGCAGCCACGCGGCGCCCGGCAATTGCGGCTTGATGGACGGCAGGAAACGCTTCGCAACGTCCTCGAACGGCTCGCCGACACGCCACACGCGCGGCACGCCGGCCGGGTTCACGTTCGTGAACACGCGCAGGATGCGCTCGCCGTAGTTCGGCCGCGACGGGAATGCGTCGACGTGCAGCCGGCTGTCGTCCTTGCGCCACGACGTCTGGCGCGTCTCGACCTGCATCAGCCGCAGGCTGGTCGGCGCGACGCGCAGCTTGCCGCGGTATTCGGGGAAAAGGCCGTCGACGAGCGTGCCGGCCTGCTGCTGGAAGCGCGCGACGAGCGCGCGCACGGCCGACTGCGTGACGCTGTCGCCGAGCACGCCGGCGAGCGCGCCGCCGTTCGGTGCAAGGCTGATGTTCTTGCGTTTCGGATCGGCGAGCGCCGGATCGAGCAGCGCTTCCTCGCCGCCTTCGATCGCGAAGCGCAGGTGCGGGAAATACAGCACCTTGCCTTCCTCGACCGCGGCCAGCAACTGCTCGCGCGGCGCCGACAGGTTGTGTCCGCTCCAGTCGGCGGACGGGACTTCGATGATCTGGGATTCGCTCATGATCGGTTCGCGTGTATGACAGCGTTACAGGAGACCGAAGCCCGCGAGCGCCGACTTCACCTGCGCGATCGACGGGGGTTGCCCCGCCGTGCCGAGATTGACGACGTTCGGCGACCAGTAGCCGCCGGTCCGCCAGGCCGTCGCGAAATTGTACAGTTCGACCGTCGGGCGCTTCAGCGCGGCCGCGATGTGAACCAGACCTGTATCAACCCCGACGGTCGCCGCCGCGCCTTCGATCAGCCCGACCACGGCCGGCAGCGACAGCTTCGGCGGCACGATCGCCGCCGCGCCGAACTCCTTCGCGAGCCGCTCGCTCGTCGCGCGCTCCGCGTCGTTGCCCCACGGCAGCACGAGCGACGCGCCGCGCCGCACGAGCGCCTGGCCGAGCTCGATCCACGCGGCGTCCGGCCACTGCTTGTCGGCGCGCGACGTCGCATGGACGAACACCACGTACGGCACCGGCAGGTTCAGGCCGAGCGCGGCCACCGCGAGCGCCGCCGCGCGCGTGTCGAGGCCGAAGTCGACCGGATCGGCCGGCGTCGGCGCCGGGTCGCCCAGCGCGGCCGCGACGAGTTGCCGCGACCGCTCGACGACATGCGTGCGCGGCGCGATCGGCACGCGCTTGCGGTAGAAGAAGCGCACGGGCCATTCGTAGCCGGCGCCTTCGGTGCGGTTGCCGAGCCCGACGAGCGGGCCGCGCGCCCAGCCCGCGACCCAGGCCGTCTTGATGAGGCCCTGGCAGTCGATCACGAGGTCGTACTGCTCGGCCGCGAGACGCTGGCGGAATGCACGGATCTCGCGCCACGTGGCGCCCGAGAACGGCTTCTTGCGCCAGCGGCGCAGCGAGAACGGCAGCACGTCGCGCACGCCGTCGACGAGCCGCACGAGGTCGACGAAGCTTTCCTCGACGAGCCAGTCGATCTGCGCATCGGGGTGGCGGCGCCGGATATCGGCGATCACCGGCATGTTGTGCACGACGTCGCCCAGCGACGACACGCGCACGATCAGGATCTTTTGCACGCTGAAAAAACGCCGGCTGGCAGCCGGCGACAGACATAAAGGAGCGATTTTATCGCGCCCGGGGGGGCAGACAGACAAAAAGCGGCGCACGCCTTCAGCGTGCGCCGCTTTTCGGGGAGGGCGCGACCGATAGGCAAGCCGTCGCGCCTTCGGCGGCCCGCAGGCCGCCGATGCTCAGAACGGCAGCTTGACGTC is part of the Burkholderia pyrrocinia genome and harbors:
- the waaA gene encoding lipid IV(A) 3-deoxy-D-manno-octulosonic acid transferase, which codes for MLRAIYRALWWLVAPIAVIRLYVRSRKERGYREHIGERFGRVAGRSRDDCAPLIWVHAVSVGETRAAQPLIDALLRARPDARVLLTHMTPSGRATGEQIFGDRVLRGYLPYDMPGAVRRFLRAWRPTLGLVMETEVWPTLIDECRRADVPLVLTNARMSARSFRRAAKFGAATRDVFGGFSRVLAQSPADAERLTSLGARNVTVLGNLKFDMTTPPELAARGHAWRDAIGARPVWVAASTRENEEALVLQAFAAMRTPDALLVLVPRHPQRFAEVEALVERSGLKCVRRSAWAADAAAPAAGRPAAEPLPGDVTVLLGDSMGELGAYYAAADVAFIGGSLLPLGGQNLIEACAVGVPVLIGPHVFNFTQATADAVAAGAAMQVEDPLDLAHVLDALFADKARRIAMGAAGAAFAARHRGATARTVDVLAALLPPAERGARALQDAQDTSDE
- a CDS encoding Kdo hydroxylase family protein; translated protein: MSESQIIEVPSADWSGHNLSAPREQLLAAVEEGKVLYFPHLRFAIEGGEEALLDPALADPKRKNISLAPNGGALAGVLGDSVTQSAVRALVARFQQQAGTLVDGLFPEYRGKLRVAPTSLRLMQVETRQTSWRKDDSRLHVDAFPSRPNYGERILRVFTNVNPAGVPRVWRVGEPFEDVAKRFLPSIKPQLPGAAWLLNLLHVTKSPRSAYDHLMLNLHDSMKADLDYQKTSPQQTMPFPPGSVWICFSDQTSHAVMSGQFMLEQTFFLPVDAMVRRECAPLGILERLKGRALV
- the waaC gene encoding lipopolysaccharide heptosyltransferase I, with the protein product MQKILIVRVSSLGDVVHNMPVIADIRRRHPDAQIDWLVEESFVDLVRLVDGVRDVLPFSLRRWRKKPFSGATWREIRAFRQRLAAEQYDLVIDCQGLIKTAWVAGWARGPLVGLGNRTEGAGYEWPVRFFYRKRVPIAPRTHVVERSRQLVAAALGDPAPTPADPVDFGLDTRAAALAVAALGLNLPVPYVVFVHATSRADKQWPDAAWIELGQALVRRGASLVLPWGNDAERATSERLAKEFGAAAIVPPKLSLPAVVGLIEGAAATVGVDTGLVHIAAALKRPTVELYNFATAWRTGGYWSPNVVNLGTAGQPPSIAQVKSALAGFGLL